Within Kineothrix sp. MB12-C1, the genomic segment TTGCTATTTATTCTCCTGCAGGAATCATTGTTCATACGGGAGACTTTAAGGTGGACTATACGCCGGTATTCGGTGATGCCATCGATCTGCAGAGATTTGCAGAAATCGGGAAAAAAGGTGTCTTAGCTCTTATGTGCGATAGTACCAATGCAGAGCGTCCCGGATTCACCCAGTCTGAGAAGACAGTGGGGAAGGCTTTCGATACGATTTTTACCGAGCATAAAGATACGCGAATTATTGTTGCTACTTTCGCATCCAATGTGGACCGCGTGCAGCAGATTATCAATTCTGCCTATAAGTTCGGCAGAAAAGTAGTGGTGGAAGGCCGTAGTATGGTCAATATCATCGAGACGGCAACGACGCTTGGCTATCTGGATATTCCGGATAAGACATTGATCGATGTGGAGCAACTGAAGAATTATCCTTTGGAAAAGACGGTAATCATCACTACGGGAAGCCAGGGGGAAAGTATGGCCGCCCTCAGCCGTATGGCGGGCGATATCCACCGAAAGATATCCATTGTTCCCGGAGATACAGTTATCTTTTCTTCGAATCCGATTCCCGGGAATGAAAAGGCAGTTACCAATGTTATTAATGAGCTTCTTATGAAAGGCGCCGACGTTATTTTCCAGGATGTGCATGTGTCGGGTCATGCTTGCAGAGAAGAAATTAAATTGATTTATACCCTCGTGCATCCGAAATATTCCATACCGGTTCATGGAGAATATAAGCATCTGAAGGCTCACGCCAAAATCGCAAATGAACTCGGCATCCCGAAGGAGAATATTTTTATTTTGAATTCCGGCGATGTGCTGGAGCTTGGACAAGAGGAAGCTAAGGTTACCGGAAAAGTACCTGTGGGTGAAGTTCTTGTAGATGGTCTCGGTGTGGGTGATGTTGGAAATATTGTGCTTAGGGATAGACAACATCTTGCAGCAGATGGTATTCTTATTGTCGTTCTTGCGCTCGACCAACATACGGATCAACTCGTATCAGGACCGGATATTGTTTCCAGAGGATTCGTATATGTAAGAGAATCCGATCAGCTTATGGATGAAGCGAGACATGTTGTGGACAGTGCAGTTCACGGCTGTCTGGATAGAGGTGTCAGCGATTGGGGCAAGATTAAGACAAGTATTAAGGATTCCTTAAGTGATTATGTTTGGAAGAAGACAAAACGCAGACCAATGATACTTCCAATTATTATGGAGGTTTAGAATGACCGGCAGTATAAATGATGCGGCGAAGGAGTTTGTGGGTGCAGTCAGGAATTCATCCGAGTATCGTGAATATGTCATGCAGCTTAACAAGATAAAGAACCAGCCGGAATTATATGAAAAGGTCAATGAATTCAGACGAAAGAACTTCATTTTCCAGAACGAGGAGGAGTCCGATGACCTTCTGGACCGTTTGGAGGAACTTGACAGGGAATACGAAAGCTTATATGATATTCCGCTAGTGGCAGATTTTTTCGAGGCAGAGACTTCCTTTTGCAGGATGATGCAGGATACCACGACACTGATTGTAAACGAACTTGATTTTCAATAAGGTTGTGAAAGGAGCATTTTAGAGTATGAATACCAGACAATTGATAGGGACTGTGTTCGATACGGTTTTGAAAATAGTAATAATAATAGTGGTGGTCATGTTCACTTATAAATATGCGACAGAATCTTATGATTTCGGATATCGGATATTCGCTGAAGAGCCGGTATCTTCAACAGAAAATGCAAGAATTATCAGTATTGGCATTACCGAAGAAGCTACAGTGATGGATATTGGCGAAGTGCTTGAAGAAAAAGGGTTAATCAATGACGCACGTCTCTTCTATGTGCAGGAGCTGATTTCCAGATACCATGGAGAATTGAAGCCGGGAATTTATGAGCTTAGCAGCGATATGACGGCAAACGAGATGATGGAAGTTATGTCAGCGGAAGATGTGCAGCAAGAAGCCGATTCGGAAGAGGAGAGCACAGAGGAAACAGGTGGACCGGAAGAATCGGTTGAGGGCGAAAGCGTGGGCGAGGATTCGGTAACAGATGCGGAGTAAGAACGAAAATGATTACGGATGAAAGAATCAGTGTCTTTATTAATTCCTTCGATAAAGGAAATACAGAATTTCTAAATGAAATAGAAAATGAGTGCAGAAGAACAAATGTCCCCGTGATTCGTACGCAGATGCAAAGCTTACTTCGCCTGCTTTTAGCGATGAATCGCCCCACCTCTATCTTGGAGGTGGGAACGGCCATTGGTTTTTCTGCACTTCTTATGAGTGAATATGCGCCGGAAGATTGCCGGATTACGACAATAGAAAAGTATGACAAGAGAATACCCCTTGCCAAAGAGAATTTCCGCAGAGCGGGCAAAGAGGATGTAATCACTTTATTGGAAGGTGACGCTGCGGAAGTTTTGAAGGGGCTTATGGAAACCTATGATTTTATTTTTATGGATGCGGCGAAAGGCCAGTACATTAAGATATTGCCGGAAGTATTGCGTCTGTTAAAGAAAGGCGGCTTGCTCGTATCGGATAATGTATTACAGGACGGAGATGTTATCGAATCCCGGTTCGCAGTAACGAGAAGGAATCGAACGATCCATTCCAGGATGAGAGAGTATCTCTATGAATTGAAGCATAACGAGCAATTGGAGACAGCAATTTTACAAGTGGGTGACGGGGTTACTGTCAGTGTGAAGTTATAAAAGAAGAAAGGGTAATTATTCAGTAGGTGCTGAACAGTTACAAGAAAGGTATGGTTATTGTAATGAGAAAACCGGAACTTTTGATTCCTGCAGGGAGTCTGGAAGTGCTGAAAACAGCGGTTACGTTTGGAGCGGATGCCGTATATATCGGCGGAGAGGCCTATGGACTTCGTGCCAAAGCGAAGAACTTCAGTATGGAAGATATGGCAGAAGGAATTCGGTATGCTCATGAGCATGGAGTAAGAGTTCATGTAACGGCGAATATTTTGGCGCATAATGAAGATCTGGAAGGTGTAAGGGAGTATCTTCAGGAATTAAAGGGGATGAAACCCGATGCTCTCATTATTGCGGATCCCGGTGTCTTTATGATGGCAAGAGAAATCTGTCCGGAAATCGAAATTCATGTGTCCACCCAAGCCAATAATACGAACTACGCTACCTATAATTATTGGTATGGACAGGGAGCGAAAAGGGTGGTATCGGCGCGCGAGTTGTCTCTTGCAGAGATAAAGGAAATTAGAAAAAGAATACCGGATGATCTTGAAATAGAAAGCTTCATTCATGGAGCGATGTGTATTTCTTATTCCGGAAGATGCTTGCTTAGCAGCTATTTTACAGGCAGAGATGCCAACAGAGGTGCATGCACTCATCCATGCCGCTGGAAATATTCATTAGTGGAAGAGAAAAGACCCGGAGAATATATGCCGGTATATGAGAATGAAAGAGGAACATATATCTTTAATTCCAAGGACTTATGTATGATCGAATATATTCCGGAGCTGCTCGATGCCGGAATCGACAGCTTTAAGATAGAAGGAAGAATGAAAACCGCTCTCTACGTGGCGACAGTAGCACGAACCTATAGAAAGGCAATTGATGATTACCTGGAATCGGAGGAAAAATATCGCGCTAATATGGATTGGTATCGTGCGGAAATTGCAAAATGTACTTACAGGCAGTTTACCACAGGCTTTTACTTCGGCAAGACAGATGAGAACTCACAGATATATGATTCCAATACTTATGTAAATGAATATATCTATTTGGGAACGGTATCGGAAGTGGATGAGAAGGGGTATGCCCGCGTGGAGCAGCGCAATAAATTTTCAGTAGGTAATCGTATTGAGATTATGAAGCCGGATGGAAGTAATGTATTGACCACAGTTCTGTCTCTTATGACGGAAGCGGGTGAGCAAGTAGAAAGCGTTCCTCATTCGAAACAAATATTTTATGTACAGTTAGACGCAGAAACAAAGGTTGGAGATATCCTTAGAATTGAAGCACCGAAACAAGGCTCTGATTCCCTAAATGACATGGATTGCTCTCGTTGTATAAAATAAACAGTAAAACGACGAAATATCCCCTATTTTTTATGAAATTAAATAAACTTAAAAATAGGGGGTTGCAATTTTGCAAACGATAGAGTATCTTAAAGAAAACGAAGGGCGACCTTCAGATGATATCATGCATCTTGAACGAAGATGTTCCAAAAGTTTTTTTGGGACATTTTTTTATACCAAGAAATGGAGCGAAAAGATGGGCGAAATGTTAAATGTAGAAAAGATTTTTGCAGAAAATGTATTTACCCTCGGTAAAATGAAGGAACGTTTACCAAAAAATGTGTTCAAAGAAGTGAAAAAGGTGATGGATCAGGGAGGAGAACTTTCACTCGCAGCGGCCGATGTCGTTGCAAAGGCAATGAAGGATTGGGCAATAGAAAAAGGCGCAACTCACTATACGCATTGGTTTCAGCCGCTAACGGGCATTACCGCTGAGAAACATGATTCTTTCGTTGCTCATCCGGATGAAGAAGGCAAAATGTTGATGGAATTCTCCGGAAGAGAGTTAATTAAAGGTGAACCGGATGCATCGTCATTTCCTTCAGGCGGACTTCGTTCCACTTTCGAAGCGAGAGGCTATACCGCATGGGATATTACTTCGCCGGCATTTCTGAAAGAAGCAGGAACTGGCGTAATTCTTTGCATCCCTACCGCATTTTGTTCTTATAAGGGAGAGGCATTGGATAAAAAGACTCCCCTATTAAGGTCTATGGAAGCGATCAGTGAACAGGCGCTTAGAATTGTTAGACTGTTCGGCAATACGGAAGCTACGAAAGTAGCAGCAAGCGTAGGAGCGGAGCAGGAATACTTCCTTGTGGATAAAGATAAATATTTACAGCGCCCCGATCTTATTTTCTCAGGACGTACGTTATTCGGTGCACCGGCTCCTAAGGGACAAGAGATGGAGGATCATTATTTCGGTGTTATCAGAGAGCGCATAGGCGCATATATGAAGGATCTGAATGAAGAACTTTGGAAGCTTGGCGTAACGGCTAAGACTCAACATAATGAGGTTGCTCCGGCACAGCATGAGCTGGCTCCTGTATATGAAACTGCTAATATTGCGGTAGACCATAACCAAGTCGTTATGGAGACGATGAAAAGAGTGGCGATTCACCACGATTTGAGATGTCTGCTTCATGAGAAACCTTTTGCCGGTGTGAACGGCTCGGGCAAACATAATAACTGGTCATTGGGAACGGATAATGGTGTGAATATGCTCGATCCCGGCGATACACCGAATGAGAACATACAATTTCTTCTCGTGCTCGCTTGTATTATGAAGGCGGTGGATACTCATGGAGATTTGCTTCGCCAGAGCGCGTCGGATGTAGGAAATGATCATCGATTAGGGGCGAATGAAGCTCCTCCGGCAATTATTTCCATTTTCCTCGGCGAGCAGTTGGAAGATGTGGTAAAGCAGCTGGTAGAGACGGGAATGGCTCAGACCTGTAAAGAAGGCGGCGTATTAAAGACAGGAGTATCTTGCCTTCCGGATCTTGTGAAGGATGCTACCGATAGAAACAGAACCTCACCCTTTGCCTTTACGGGGAATAAGTTCGAATTCCGTATGGTAGGATCTGCCGATTCTGTTGCCAGCCCTACGACAACTATCAATGCAATTGTGGCTGAGGCTTTTTGTGAAGCGGCAGATATCTTGGAAAAAGCGGATGACTTCGACTTGGCGGTACACGATTTAATCAAAGAGTATATGGGTAAATATCAGAGAATTATCTTCAATGGCGATGGATATTCGGAAGCATGGGTGGAAGAAGCGCGGCGCAGAGGACTTCCTAATATTAAGAGTATGGTAGAGGCAGTGGATACTTTGACTACGGAGAAGTCAGTGAAGTTATTCGAGAAGTTCGGTATATTCACGAAGACCGAACTGGAGTCGAGGGAAGAAATTCTCTATGAAACATATGCGAAGACTATCAATATCGAAGCTCTTACTATGATAGATATGGCTTCCAGACAGCTTATCCCAGCCGTTATGAAGTATACGAAGACACTTGCGGATACGGTAATTGCAGTAAAGGAAGCCGGTGCGGACGCTTCCGTTCAGTCAGAATTACTAGCTCTCGTATCGAAGAAATTAGTGGAAATGCGAACAGCACTTGTTCGGCTGGAAGAAGTGGAGAAGCAGGCGAGCGCAATGCCTGAAGGAAGAGAACAGGCATTTTTCTATAAAGAGCAGGTCGTGGCAGCGATGGATAATTTAAGAGCACCGGCCGATGAGCTCGAAAGGCTTGTCGATAAGGATGTGTGGCCGATTCCTACTTATGCTGATTTGCTGTTTGAAGTATAGAAGCTTAGAACATAATATATAAAAGATATCGGGGTCAAGAGTTATTAAAATTAAAGAAGAAATTAGCCTATATTTGTTGAATATAAGCTAATTTCTTTTTTTATTGTGAAATTCATATGTTCATGTTGACAGAAATTTATACAAGTAATATAATTACAATCATGAGTACACGTGTACGCAATGTCAAGTTGCATAATAAAGTTGTTGCTCACAGTGGAGGTGTGAACAGTAACATAATAAGTGCGTGTATGAAAATGAATGGAAACGGATTCTAACTATTCAATAGGTCTGTGTATTTACTGCACAGATCGCAAGAATACGTGGGAAAGCAAGTGAAAAATAGAATTGCCGGTGAGAGGAAAGGAAAAGGCATAAAAAATACCCTGACAATTTGTTGTTTGCAGCGAACAAGACCAATAAATCATCAGGATATCTCAAGCACTACTATTCTAAATGAATTAGCAGGAAAAGTAAAGGTTTCTTTTCATTGTAAGTAGGTAGTAAGTAGATAGGATGTTATTTATGAGTAACTGTGAGGATACTGAACAGTTACCTATTTATGAGAAAGGTATGGTAAGAAGATGAAAAGAAAAGCATTAGCGACTTTATTGACTTTAGCGATGGTAGCTACGCTTGCTGGATGTAATACGGCTTCCCCGATGGCACAGGAGGAAGAGCCACAGGCTCAGGAGGTGCAGGAGGAAGCAGCAAAAGAAAGCTCTGAGGAGCAGAACACCGCAGTGCAGGCAGAGGCTGAACCGATAACAATTCAGTTCTGGAATGCATTCACAGGTACGGATGGAGATGTTCTTCGTGAAATCGTAGATCAGTATAATGAAGAAAATGATAAAGGAATTACGATAGAAATGGATATTATGCCAGCGGCCAGCCTGGAAGAAAAGTTGCCGGCAGCCATTGCGTCTAAGACGGCTCCAGCATTAATTATCAGAGGTAACTTCGATACGGCAACTTATACGAATAATGGAATTATTTCTCCGCTCGATGACTTCTTTGAAGTAACAGGAACGGATAAGGGCAATTTCAATGAAGCTCCCATTGAAGCATTACAATATAATGGAAGTCAGATGATGATTCCTATGCAGGTGCATTCCACATTTTTATATTGGAATAAAGAGCTTTTCGAAGCAGCAGGATTGGATCCTGAGACTCCTCCTGCCACATGGGATGAAGTAGCAGAATATGCGGGCAAAGTTGCTGACCCTTCAAGAAAAATATATGGGGTGGGCTTCCCTATAAGCGGTGCTCCCAGCTATTTCAACGCAATGTTTAAAGCAAATGGTGGTGATGTATTCTCAGAAGATGGAACGAAGTCGGTACTCGATAGTGCTGAGAACTTGAAAACACTCGAATACATACAGGGACTTGTGAAGGAAGGATATGCGCCGGTAGGTTCTACAGGTGCGGATACGGATAACTTGATGTTGGCAGGGCAAATGGGAATCTATTGCAGCGGACCGTGGTTAATCAATGGATTACGGGAAGCGGAAATTGATTTCGGAGTAACGGGAATGCCTGCAGGTGATGAACGTGCAGCAGGAGTGATCGAGGTACAGGGCTTCGCTGTTACTTCCACTTCCAGCGAAGCGGAAAAAGCAGCAGCTTATGATTTTATCGCTTATTGGAATACAGATAGAATCTGTAAAGAATGGTCCATGCGTAATGGTTTTCCTCCTTATTTGAAATCCTTGGCAGAAGATGCGGATCTTCAGGCGGACGAGATAGTAAATGCATTATCTTCTATTTCTGACTTCGGATTCTCTTTTGCACCGGGCGTGACAGTAGTAAAACAGGTGAATGGTAATGTTCTCTTCCCTATGATAGAAAATGTAGTAGCCGGCAACGATCCGCAGGATGAGTTGACAAAGGCTTCGGCAAGCATAGATGAAATCCTTGCGAAATAAAGTAATATTGAGGTGAAATAAATTGGAAACAATCAAAACATGGAAGCGGTATTGGAATAAACCGGATAAAGTAGCGTATATCTTTATGCTCCCATCCTTACTCGTGCTGCTCATCTTTGCGGTAATCCCGCTTGTAACATCGCTTATTATCAGTCTGTTCGATATGAATATATTCTTCACGGATACAGCATTTGCGGGAGTTACTAATTTTGCACGGATATTTCAGGATAAAAGGTTTTGGAATGCTTTGCTTAATACAGTAGTGTTTGTTGTTTTTGAGGTGCCACTGCAGATCGTAATCGGTCTGCTGGTGGCAAATGCCCTCGTAAAAGCAACATTTTTCAATAAGGTGGCCCGTTCTATATTTTTTCTTCCCGTAGTTTGTTCTATGGCTGCAGTAGGTATTGTCTGGTCCATTCTTTTGGATACGAATATCGGATTTGTTCCATACCTTTTGGAGCAGGTAGGTATTCATAATGCTACCTTTTTCAGAAATGCAAAGACAGCTATGCCTACGGTAGTGGCTATGACGATATGGAAGAACTTCGGCTATACAATGTCTATCTTAGTGGTGGGGATACAAGGTATCTCAAGAAGCTATTATGAAGCAGCGGAGATTGATGGTGCAGGAAGGATGGCACAATTTTTCAGAATTACGTTGCCGCTGCTGCGCCCCACATTGGGATTTTGCATGATTACTAATACGATAGGATCCTTGCAGGTGTTCGATCAGGTATATGTGACAACACAGGGCGGCCCTCAGTTCAAAACAGAAACACTGGTACAATATATTTATAAGACAGGATTCAATGATCCATACGATTTGGGATATGCCTGTGCACTTTCGGTTATTCTTCTTTGCGTAATACTGGTAATTTCCCTTCCTATGTATAAGAAGATGTTTATGGACCGCAATTAATATGATACCACAAAGTGCGTAACAATCCGTAGGTATCATGGGGCAAAATACTTTTTGCCCCCAGCATCATTAATATTATTATACGGAGAAATTAGATGAATAGAAAAAACAAATACGGCGTTACACCGGCCGGATTATTAAAAATGGTGATTATGCTGGCGATGATTGCCGTAGTACTATTCCCGTTAATATGGCTTGCGGCAGGTTCCCTCAAGGTGGAGAAGGAAATTATAGGATATCCCCCTTCATTGCTTGGGACCAAGTACACCTTAAAGTCATTTCAGCGGATATTTAAAACAATACCGATGGCAATCTATATTAAGAATACGGTAATCTTTGCCGGAGGGGCGACCTTCTTATCGGTAATCTTCGATTCCATGACAGGATATGCTTTTGCAAGACTTGAGTTTAAAGGGAAAAATCTATTGTTTATGTTAGTGCTTATGACGATGATGGTACCTTTTCAGGTAATGATGATCCCGTTGTTTTTAGAGTCCAACTTTTTGGGGCTGCTGGATACCTATACAGGGCTTATATTACCCAAAGCGACGTCAGCTTTCGGAATATTTATGATGCGTTCTTATTTTGCTGCATTGCCCAGAGACCTGGAAGAGGCGGCGAGAGTGGATGGCATGAGTGAGTTTGGGATATTTACGAAGATTATGTTTCCCCTTGTACTGCCGGGTGTTCTAACACTCACTATCTTTCATTTGATGCAGAACTGGAATAATCTTTTATACCCTCTTATGATGACCAGTAGTACGAGAATGAGAACGTTGTCTGCGGGACTTGCGCTTTTTGTAGGAGAGCATGCAACGACTTACTATGGTCCGCAGCTTGCGGGAGCGCTACTCTCTATTTTGCCGCTGCTTATTATTTATATTTTCTTCCAGAAGTATTTTATTGCCAGCGTGGCGACGAGTGGACTGAAAGATTAGAAGGGTAACAGAACTGTTACTTAGGAGGACGTTATGCATAAAGCAAGAATTGTAATAAATAAAGACTATAAATTAGGTACCATTGATGATAGAATTTATGGTAGCTTTGTAGAACATATGGGAAGAGTGGTATATTCCGGTATCTATGAACCGGGTCATCCCGAAGCGGATGAAGACGGATTCAGGAAGGATGTACTGGCTGCGGTAAAGGAAGCGGGCATCACGAATATTCGTTATCCCGGAGGTAATTTCGTGTCCTGCTATCATTGGGAGGACGGAATTGGGAAAAAGGAAGAACGTCCCAGGAGATTGGAACTGGCATGGAGAGCGATAGAAACGAATGAATTCGGCACTGATGAATTCATGAAATGGTGTGAAAAAGCAGGAACAGAACCGCTGCTTGCGGTGAATCTGGGTACGAAGGGATTGGAGGATGCCGTTCATTATTTGGAATACTGCAACTTCCCTGGAGGGACTTCCTATAGCGATAGAAGGATTGAAAATGGCAGAGTAGAACCATATAATGTGCGTATGTGGTGTCTTGGAAATGAAATGGATGGACATTGGCAGCTTGGACATAAAAGCGCGAGTGAATATGGACGTCTGGCGAGGGAAACGGCTAAGGCGATGAAGTTGATCGATCCGGACATCGAGCTCGTATCTTGCGGAAGCTCGCTAAATACAATGGCTACATTTCCACAGTGGGAAGAAGACTCGCTGGAAGAAACATATGAGTATGTAGATTATATCTCTTTGCATCAATATTTTGATGGGCATGAGAAAACGACGGAAGAATTCCTGGCGCAGGCGGATGCTATGGATGAATATATCAAGATAGTCATCGCGGCCTGTGACTTTATAAAAGCGAAGAAACGCTCCGATAAAACGTTAAATATTAGTTTTGATGAGTGGGGAGTATGGACAAGGCATTCCGATGAAACGGTTCGGGAATGTGATATCAGCCCATGGCAGCAGGCACAGCCGATTAGCGAGATGATATACAGCTTTAAGGATGCTCTGCTTTTTGGAGGGATGCTTTTAGCAATTCTTAAAAATGCGGATAGGGTCAAAGTCGCATGCCAATCTCTTCTTACGAATATCAGTGCGATGATTATGACTGAAAAAGGCGGTGAGATGTGGAAGCAGACGATTTACTATCCTTTTGCGGATGTTGCTCAGCTCGGTCATGGAGAGGTACTTGACAGCCGTGTTATCTGCCCGGAATATGCAACGAAGGATAAGAAGTCGCATGTTCCGCTGATCGATACAGTTACGGTGAAAAATGGCAATGAAATTGTTCTGTTTGCAATCAATAGAAGCAGTGAAATAAGCATGGAAATAGAGATGGAGTTACAAGGTTTTGAAGTGGAAGAAGTGATAGAACACAGAGTTCTCTGTGCGCAGGATATTGAGGCCGATAATAGTGTGATGCATAATCTCGTTAAAACAAGTACGAGAGAAGATGTTTCATTGGAAGAAGAGAAGGCGGCCTGTGTATTGGATAAACTCACATGGAATGCGATACGCTTCAGAATTAAAGAATAATTGTAACTGTGAGGATACTGAGCAGTTACGAATAATTACGAGCCGAAGATAACGAGGAGGGGAATTTATGGGTGTCACAACGAATGATATAGCAAGAATCTGCAATGTGTCGAGAACCACAGTAATTCGA encodes:
- a CDS encoding ribonuclease J codes for the protein MWRKNRLKKNEKESSSKLKIIPLGGLEQIGMNITAFEYEDSIVVVDCGLSFPDDDMLGIDLVIPDTTYLKENINKVKGFMITHGHEDHIGALPYVLREINVPIYATKLTMGIIENKLKEHNLMGNTKRKVVKFGQSINLGQFRIEFIKTNHSIVDAAALAIYSPAGIIVHTGDFKVDYTPVFGDAIDLQRFAEIGKKGVLALMCDSTNAERPGFTQSEKTVGKAFDTIFTEHKDTRIIVATFASNVDRVQQIINSAYKFGRKVVVEGRSMVNIIETATTLGYLDIPDKTLIDVEQLKNYPLEKTVIITTGSQGESMAALSRMAGDIHRKISIVPGDTVIFSSNPIPGNEKAVTNVINELLMKGADVIFQDVHVSGHACREEIKLIYTLVHPKYSIPVHGEYKHLKAHAKIANELGIPKENIFILNSGDVLELGQEEAKVTGKVPVGEVLVDGLGVGDVGNIVLRDRQHLAADGILIVVLALDQHTDQLVSGPDIVSRGFVYVRESDQLMDEARHVVDSAVHGCLDRGVSDWGKIKTSIKDSLSDYVWKKTKRRPMILPIIMEV
- a CDS encoding YlbF family regulator, with the translated sequence MTGSINDAAKEFVGAVRNSSEYREYVMQLNKIKNQPELYEKVNEFRRKNFIFQNEEESDDLLDRLEELDREYESLYDIPLVADFFEAETSFCRMMQDTTTLIVNELDFQ
- a CDS encoding endolytic transglycosylase MltG; translated protein: MNTRQLIGTVFDTVLKIVIIIVVVMFTYKYATESYDFGYRIFAEEPVSSTENARIISIGITEEATVMDIGEVLEEKGLINDARLFYVQELISRYHGELKPGIYELSSDMTANEMMEVMSAEDVQQEADSEEESTEETGGPEESVEGESVGEDSVTDAE
- a CDS encoding O-methyltransferase; protein product: MITDERISVFINSFDKGNTEFLNEIENECRRTNVPVIRTQMQSLLRLLLAMNRPTSILEVGTAIGFSALLMSEYAPEDCRITTIEKYDKRIPLAKENFRRAGKEDVITLLEGDAAEVLKGLMETYDFIFMDAAKGQYIKILPEVLRLLKKGGLLVSDNVLQDGDVIESRFAVTRRNRTIHSRMREYLYELKHNEQLETAILQVGDGVTVSVKL
- a CDS encoding peptidase U32 family protein → MVIVMRKPELLIPAGSLEVLKTAVTFGADAVYIGGEAYGLRAKAKNFSMEDMAEGIRYAHEHGVRVHVTANILAHNEDLEGVREYLQELKGMKPDALIIADPGVFMMAREICPEIEIHVSTQANNTNYATYNYWYGQGAKRVVSARELSLAEIKEIRKRIPDDLEIESFIHGAMCISYSGRCLLSSYFTGRDANRGACTHPCRWKYSLVEEKRPGEYMPVYENERGTYIFNSKDLCMIEYIPELLDAGIDSFKIEGRMKTALYVATVARTYRKAIDDYLESEEKYRANMDWYRAEIAKCTYRQFTTGFYFGKTDENSQIYDSNTYVNEYIYLGTVSEVDEKGYARVEQRNKFSVGNRIEIMKPDGSNVLTTVLSLMTEAGEQVESVPHSKQIFYVQLDAETKVGDILRIEAPKQGSDSLNDMDCSRCIK
- a CDS encoding glutamine synthetase III family protein, translating into MGEMLNVEKIFAENVFTLGKMKERLPKNVFKEVKKVMDQGGELSLAAADVVAKAMKDWAIEKGATHYTHWFQPLTGITAEKHDSFVAHPDEEGKMLMEFSGRELIKGEPDASSFPSGGLRSTFEARGYTAWDITSPAFLKEAGTGVILCIPTAFCSYKGEALDKKTPLLRSMEAISEQALRIVRLFGNTEATKVAASVGAEQEYFLVDKDKYLQRPDLIFSGRTLFGAPAPKGQEMEDHYFGVIRERIGAYMKDLNEELWKLGVTAKTQHNEVAPAQHELAPVYETANIAVDHNQVVMETMKRVAIHHDLRCLLHEKPFAGVNGSGKHNNWSLGTDNGVNMLDPGDTPNENIQFLLVLACIMKAVDTHGDLLRQSASDVGNDHRLGANEAPPAIISIFLGEQLEDVVKQLVETGMAQTCKEGGVLKTGVSCLPDLVKDATDRNRTSPFAFTGNKFEFRMVGSADSVASPTTTINAIVAEAFCEAADILEKADDFDLAVHDLIKEYMGKYQRIIFNGDGYSEAWVEEARRRGLPNIKSMVEAVDTLTTEKSVKLFEKFGIFTKTELESREEILYETYAKTINIEALTMIDMASRQLIPAVMKYTKTLADTVIAVKEAGADASVQSELLALVSKKLVEMRTALVRLEEVEKQASAMPEGREQAFFYKEQVVAAMDNLRAPADELERLVDKDVWPIPTYADLLFEV
- a CDS encoding ABC transporter substrate-binding protein, producing MKRKALATLLTLAMVATLAGCNTASPMAQEEEPQAQEVQEEAAKESSEEQNTAVQAEAEPITIQFWNAFTGTDGDVLREIVDQYNEENDKGITIEMDIMPAASLEEKLPAAIASKTAPALIIRGNFDTATYTNNGIISPLDDFFEVTGTDKGNFNEAPIEALQYNGSQMMIPMQVHSTFLYWNKELFEAAGLDPETPPATWDEVAEYAGKVADPSRKIYGVGFPISGAPSYFNAMFKANGGDVFSEDGTKSVLDSAENLKTLEYIQGLVKEGYAPVGSTGADTDNLMLAGQMGIYCSGPWLINGLREAEIDFGVTGMPAGDERAAGVIEVQGFAVTSTSSEAEKAAAYDFIAYWNTDRICKEWSMRNGFPPYLKSLAEDADLQADEIVNALSSISDFGFSFAPGVTVVKQVNGNVLFPMIENVVAGNDPQDELTKASASIDEILAK
- a CDS encoding carbohydrate ABC transporter permease; the encoded protein is METIKTWKRYWNKPDKVAYIFMLPSLLVLLIFAVIPLVTSLIISLFDMNIFFTDTAFAGVTNFARIFQDKRFWNALLNTVVFVVFEVPLQIVIGLLVANALVKATFFNKVARSIFFLPVVCSMAAVGIVWSILLDTNIGFVPYLLEQVGIHNATFFRNAKTAMPTVVAMTIWKNFGYTMSILVVGIQGISRSYYEAAEIDGAGRMAQFFRITLPLLRPTLGFCMITNTIGSLQVFDQVYVTTQGGPQFKTETLVQYIYKTGFNDPYDLGYACALSVILLCVILVISLPMYKKMFMDRN
- a CDS encoding carbohydrate ABC transporter permease produces the protein MNRKNKYGVTPAGLLKMVIMLAMIAVVLFPLIWLAAGSLKVEKEIIGYPPSLLGTKYTLKSFQRIFKTIPMAIYIKNTVIFAGGATFLSVIFDSMTGYAFARLEFKGKNLLFMLVLMTMMVPFQVMMIPLFLESNFLGLLDTYTGLILPKATSAFGIFMMRSYFAALPRDLEEAARVDGMSEFGIFTKIMFPLVLPGVLTLTIFHLMQNWNNLLYPLMMTSSTRMRTLSAGLALFVGEHATTYYGPQLAGALLSILPLLIIYIFFQKYFIASVATSGLKD